The Winogradskyella schleiferi genome has a window encoding:
- a CDS encoding sulfatase family protein: protein MEHSKSANSKLRWIIVLMLFTFSFGYSQTEKPNIIIINVDDLGYGDIGVQGATKVKTPNINKLAVQGKRFTDFHSASAVCSPSRYALITGRYPARSNLYYPIFLKTPIQIETDRMTLGSLMKKADYQTAIIGKWHLGFGNESPVDWNKPLKPGPLELGFDYYFGVPILNSHPPFVYVENHDVVGLVPEDPFVYGKKAETRFFDEKMGIDEIGGAKAAHQNYNDRMVGTTLKEKAVEWIKAHKEKPFFLYFATTNIHHPFTPAPRFIGTSEAGPYGDFIHELDWMLSEIMNTLDEEGISDNTLVIFTSDNGGMLNRGGQFAREAGHHANGAYLGFKFDAWEGGHRVPFIARWPGKIVPGSTSDQMFSNVDLFATLAAVIGYQPKKDEGPDSVNMLPALIGDPKEPIRENMVIAAGSRNHLSLRKGKWMFIPAQGGGGFGAKHLGDHDFGGAAAFPFTEEINSDIEDGQIKETAAMAQLYNLETDPYESTNVYNQNPKVVAEMEALLKEIITKKQ, encoded by the coding sequence AATATCATCATTATCAATGTTGACGATTTGGGATATGGTGATATTGGTGTTCAAGGCGCCACTAAGGTCAAGACACCAAACATCAATAAACTAGCTGTCCAAGGTAAGCGTTTTACTGATTTTCATTCGGCCTCAGCCGTATGCTCCCCTTCAAGATATGCGTTGATTACAGGGCGTTATCCTGCAAGAAGCAATTTGTATTATCCCATTTTCCTCAAAACACCTATACAAATCGAAACGGATCGAATGACCTTGGGAAGTTTGATGAAAAAAGCAGACTACCAAACTGCCATCATAGGTAAATGGCATTTAGGTTTTGGCAATGAAAGTCCCGTTGACTGGAACAAACCCTTAAAACCCGGGCCATTGGAACTTGGCTTTGATTACTATTTTGGCGTGCCTATCCTAAACAGCCATCCTCCTTTTGTTTATGTAGAAAACCATGATGTGGTGGGTCTTGTACCCGAAGATCCTTTTGTGTATGGGAAAAAGGCCGAAACACGCTTTTTTGATGAAAAAATGGGCATTGACGAAATTGGCGGTGCCAAGGCAGCGCATCAAAATTACAATGATAGAATGGTCGGCACGACTTTAAAGGAAAAGGCTGTGGAATGGATAAAAGCGCATAAGGAAAAACCATTCTTCCTGTATTTCGCTACAACCAATATCCACCATCCATTTACGCCTGCACCACGTTTTATCGGTACAAGTGAAGCGGGACCTTATGGCGATTTTATCCACGAATTGGATTGGATGCTTTCTGAAATTATGAACACTTTAGATGAAGAAGGCATTTCAGATAATACCTTAGTGATTTTCACAAGTGATAATGGCGGTATGCTTAATAGAGGTGGTCAATTTGCTCGTGAAGCAGGTCATCACGCGAATGGTGCTTATTTAGGTTTTAAATTTGACGCTTGGGAAGGCGGCCACAGAGTACCTTTTATTGCACGATGGCCGGGAAAAATTGTTCCGGGATCGACCTCAGATCAAATGTTTTCAAATGTGGATCTGTTTGCTACTTTGGCTGCGGTTATTGGCTATCAACCTAAAAAAGATGAAGGTCCAGATAGTGTGAATATGTTACCCGCACTTATAGGAGATCCTAAGGAACCTATTCGTGAAAACATGGTTATTGCTGCAGGTTCTCGAAATCATTTATCACTTCGTAAGGGTAAATGGATGTTCATTCCTGCGCAAGGTGGAGGTGGTTTTGGTGCCAAACATTTGGGAGACCATGATTTTGGTGGTGCTGCGGCATTTCCTTTTACGGAAGAAATCAATAGTGATATTGAAGATGGACAAATAAAGGAAACAGCTGCTATGGCACAATTGTACAATTTGGAGACTGATCCTTATGAAAGTACAAATGTGTATAACCAAAACCCGAAAGTGGTTGCAGAAATGGAAGCACTCTTAAAGGAAATAATAACAAAAAAACAATAA